A section of the Humulus lupulus chromosome 2, drHumLupu1.1, whole genome shotgun sequence genome encodes:
- the LOC133815103 gene encoding uncharacterized protein LOC133815103: MEQEVEYEWLPIKCKACTGFGHAEMECQKELKTKWVKKETTSKEEVKARPNTEGEKSTGLENVDLVSVEKEGDPSIISEKESAPVTTSEGNQNNSQAIPIIDKDKQQSTKWLTPKRVAFHPKSGQQSVPFTKNSEGRILIVWRKVFVKVTIIEDSPQFVHCLVSMVGQKHRFYVTIVYGFNAIEGRRSLWEGLLRLSLVHEAWIILGDFNAPFSGMDRIGGNPISGVELVDSVRWLEVDHLVPLKILGSFFTWTNNQSGSARIYSKIDHVFINETWFDHFPHATAVFKWEVVSDHCFCIINIQSKFLEVVRLSWNLPVKATGLQALFLKSLRLKHALKKFNHNTFGDIGLRFDLAKENHQAAQLKAQAFPSEFGYQQNVKEATEAYLQRRADNGIASFVNDQGQLVDNFPEVGSHFVGHFRSYLGSRSSATGNINTDCINLGPKLSIDHQTLLLKPFSPKEIRMALYGIPSNKSPGPDGYGSGFFKAAWQIVGKEVCSAISNCFETGSFPSDMHETSLSLIPKVANPSRAIDYRPIACCTTLYKCIAKLLCSRLALVLPAIVQSNQGAFIRGRSIAHNIVIFQDLIKNYGQAVTSPRCAIKIDLSKAYDTVDWQFLEDLLNALCFPMKFIGWIMMCLRNTSYSLLMNGRVQGKFKGKKGLRQGDPMSPLLFVLIMEYLTQRLQLAALDPSFRFHPMCKSLKLINLCFADDLILFCKGTHSAVFSLKVALDDFSSATGLTINSAKSQIFFGRVSSTVRTFISQEMNLMVGSFPLKYLGVPMRPTKWRHEDCDIILQKSD, encoded by the exons ATGGAGCAGGAAGTGGAATATGAGTGGCTTCCCATTAAATGTAAAGCATGTACTGGTTTTGGTCATGCTGAGATGGAATGTCAAAAAGAGCTGAAAACAAAATGGGTCAAAAAAGAAACTACATCTAAGGAGGAGGTGAAGGCTAGGCCGAATACTGAGGGGGAAAAATCTACTGGTTTGGAGAATGTAGATTTAGTTTCTGTGGAAAAGGAAGGGGATCCGAGTATCATTTCTGAAAAGGAAAGCGCACCAGTCACTACATCAGAGGGTAACCAGAATAACTCTCAAGCTATCCCAATTATTGATAAAGATAAGCAGCAAAGCACTAAATGGCTTACTCCTAAACGAGTAGCCTTTCATCCGAAATCTGGGCAACAGTCTGTTCCTTTTACAAAGAATTCAG AGGGTAGAATTTTGATTGTGTGGAGGAAGGTTTTTGTCAAGGTTACAATTATTGAGGATTCTCCTCAATTTGTACACTGCTTGGTTTCGATGGTTGGTCAGAAGCACAGGTTCTATGTCACTATTGTCTATGGCTTCAATGCTATAGAAGGTAGAAGGAGTTTGTGGGAAGGGTTACTTAGACTTTCTCTTGTGCATGAAGCTTGGATTATTTTAGGGGATTTTAATGCTCCTTTTTCTGGTATGGATAGAATTGGAGGTAATCCTATTTCTGGTGTTGAATTGGTGGATTCAGTTCGTTGGCTCGAGGTGGATCATTTGGTTCCCTTAAAAATTTTAGGTTCGTTTTTCACCTGGACTAATAATCAAAGTGGTTCAGCTCGCATTTATTCCAAAATTGATCATGTTTTCATAAATGAGACTTGGTTTGATCATTTTCCTCATGCTACTGCTGTCTTTAAGTGGGAAGTTGTTTCCGATCACTGCTTTTGTATTATCAATATTCAGTCTAAG TTCCTGGAAGTGGTGCGGCTCAGCTGGAATTTACCTGTTAAAGCTACTGGTTTACAGGCTCTTTTCTTAAAATCCCTGAGGCTGAAACATGCTTTAAAGAAGTTTAATCATAATACCTTTGGAGATATTGGTTTGAGATTTGATTTGGCTAAAGAAAATCACCAGGCTGCTCAGTTAAAAGCCCAAGCATTCCCATCTGAGTTTGGTTACCAGCAAAATGTTAAGGAAGCTACTGAAGCTTATCTT CAAAGGAGAGCTGATAATGGTATAGCTTCTTTTGTTAATGATCAAGGTCAGCTGGTGGATAATTTTCCTGAGGTTGGCTCTCATTTTGTTGGGCATTTCAGAAGTTATTTAGGGAGTCGGAGTTCAGCTACAGGCAACATTAATACGGACTGTATAAACTTGGGACCTAAGCTTTCAATAGATCATCAAACTTTACTATTAAAACCCTTTTCTCCCAAGGAAATTCGGATGGCTTTATATGGTATTCCTTCTAACAAATCACCAGGTCCGGATGGTTATGGCTCAGGATTTTTCAAGGCTGCCTGGCAGATTGTTGGCAAGGAGGTCTGTTCTGCTATCAGTAACTGCTTTGAAACAGGGAGTTTTCCATCAGACATGCATGAAACTTCTCTGTCCTTAATCCCTAAGGTGGCTAATCCTTCTCGAGCTATTGATTATAGGCCAATTGCGTGTTGCACTACATTATATAAATGTATTGCTAAGCTCTTATGCTCTCGTTTGGCGTTGGTCCTCCCTGCTATTGTTCAGTCGAACCAGGGGGCATTTATTAGGGGTCGTTCAATAGCTCATAATATCGTGATCTTTCAAGATCTTATTAAAAATTATGGTCAGGCTGTTACTTCCCCAAGATGTGCCATAAAGATTGATTTGAGCAAGGCTTATGACACGGTAGATTGGCAATTCCTTGAGGACCTCTTAAATGCTCTATGTTTTCCTATGAAGTTTATAGGTTGGATTATGATGTGTTTAAGAAATACTTCTTATTCGTTACTCATGAATGGTCGAGTTCAAGGTAAATTCAAGGGTAAGAAGGGGCTGCGTCAGGGAGATCCAATGTCTCCTCTATTATTTGTTCTTATCATGGAATATTTGACTCAGAGACTTCAACTTGCTGCTCTTGATCCTTCTTTCAGATTTCACCCTATGTGCAAGAGTTTAAAGCTTATCAATCTCTGTTTTGCTGATGATTTGATCCTCTTTTGTAAGGGTACTCACTCGGCTGTTTTTTCTCTCAAAGTTGCTCTTGATGATTTCAGTTCAGCCACTGGTTTGACCATAAATTCAGCTAAGTCTCAAATCTTTTTTGGCAGAGTTTCTTCTACTGTGAGAACCTTCATTTCTCAGGAGATGAATCTTATGGTAGGATCCTTTCCGCTCAAGTACCTTGGGGTTCCTATGAGGCCTACTAAGTGGCGTCATGAGGACTGTGATATAATTTTGCAAAAATCAGATTAA